The genomic stretch ACATGCTGGACTGGAATTCCGCTCGAATCTTGTGCAGAAACACATTGAACTGCTCCTGGAGCACCTTCCCGGACACCGCAGCGTGGGACACCTGAGGAAACATCTGGCCTGGTACAGCAAGGGGTTCGGGGGAGGGGCGGCGTTCCGGAGGGAAATCAACAGGCTTTTGGAACCACATGAAATTGTAAAGGCTGCTGAGGACTTTTTCTCGTCAACCTTTTAGTGGTGCCAAAAGCCATGTGTATCGGGGTAACGGTGTAAGGAAGTATCGGCGTAACAGAGTAAAACCTCGGGTTTTCACCCCGACACTCCGACACTCCGATACAATTTTTCCAGCGACAAACGACACAGGAAAAATTTTGTCACTCGAATCTCTCTTAACAGACTCCCTCCTCGAGGGCCTTTTCATCTTCGACGCCGAGGCGCGCCTTGTGCGGATCAACCCTTCGGGCGAGCGCATCCTGGGCAGATCCGAGCGTACGGCAGCCGGTAAGTTTGCCGGCGAGATCTTCGACTCGTCCCCCGGGATCAGCGGCCTTGTGAAAGCGGCGCTGGAGGAGGGACGGGCCGTGGTCCAGAGCGGTCTGACCATGCCGGCGCCCGACGGCAAAAAGTTCAACCTGTCGGTGAGCGTCTCTCCCCTTCAGGACGCGGACGGCACCCTGGAAGGGGTCGCCCTCCTCATCCGCGACGAGACCCTCCTGAAAGAGCTGGACCGTTCCCAGCGCCGGGCCGACCAGCTGGCTACTCTGGGCATTCTCAACGTCGGCATGGCCCACGAGATCAAGAACCCCCTCGGGGGCATCAAGGGCGCGACCCAGCTGCTCAAGTCCGAGATCGGGGAGGGCACCCGGGGCAGCTCCCTCGACGAGTATTGCGACGTGATCCTCCGGGAGGTCGACCGCATCGACAGTCTTCTCGATGGCCTTCTCGCCGCGGTGCCCCGGGGGGACCTGCGCCACTCCGGGATCAATATCCACGAGATCCTCAACGAGGTGGTCACCCTTCTGGAGCTTTCCGGAGAAACCGCCGGGCTGACATTCGAACGCCTTTATGATCCAAGCCTTCCCCACATCCGCGGGGACAGGAACGGCCTTACCCAGGTCTTTTTGAACCTTCTGAAGAATTCCGTGGAAGCCTCCCCCCCTGGAGGGCAGATCGTCGTCCGGACCCTTGTTCCGGTGGGAGCGCCCCTGACGGCACCAAGCGCCCCGGGGAACAGCCACCGGGGGGCCTTTTTAGAGGTCGAAGTGGAGGACCGCGGGCCGGGGTTCGATCCCGGCGTGACGGAGTTTGCGGCGCCGTTCTTCACCACCAAGCCCAAGGGAGTCGGCCTCGGCCTCGTCATCAGCGAGCAGATCGTCCAGAACCACGGCGGTTCCCTGACCCTGGACAACCGGGAGGGGGGCGGGGCGGTGGTGCGCGTGTTTTTGCCGCTGAATATGGGGTAGCACAGAAGGTCCTGGCTACCCGCATGTATGGGTGTAACGGAGTATGGGGGTAACGGGGAAAGATCTAAAACCGGCTAACCACAGCACGACCCCTTGCAGGTCGTCCCACAGGGTGACACAGAGGAAAGATCATATTTTATAGCCTTGATCAACCCTGTGTAACCCCGCTTAGCCACGGCGAAGCTGCAAGCCGAAGGTCCTGAGCTAGTCGAAGGGGCGAAGGCCAGTGTACCCTGTGGTTAAAAGCTTTTTAATGAACTGTGGTGATACCGCCGCGTTTTATTCAGATATTTTTTTTGAAACACCATTTGGGAGAGATAATGCCAAAAAAAATATTGGTGATCGAAGACGACCAGTCCATGCGGTGGGTGCTGGAAAAATCCCTGGCCAGGGAAGGGCACTTCGTCACCACGGCTCCCGACGGACGTTCCGGCCTGGCTGCCGCCCTGGAGGTAACCCCGGACCTCGTCATCCTGGACATCCTCATGCCCGACATTGACGGGCTG from bacterium encodes the following:
- a CDS encoding ATP-binding protein → MSLESLLTDSLLEGLFIFDAEARLVRINPSGERILGRSERTAAGKFAGEIFDSSPGISGLVKAALEEGRAVVQSGLTMPAPDGKKFNLSVSVSPLQDADGTLEGVALLIRDETLLKELDRSQRRADQLATLGILNVGMAHEIKNPLGGIKGATQLLKSEIGEGTRGSSLDEYCDVILREVDRIDSLLDGLLAAVPRGDLRHSGINIHEILNEVVTLLELSGETAGLTFERLYDPSLPHIRGDRNGLTQVFLNLLKNSVEASPPGGQIVVRTLVPVGAPLTAPSAPGNSHRGAFLEVEVEDRGPGFDPGVTEFAAPFFTTKPKGVGLGLVISEQIVQNHGGSLTLDNREGGGAVVRVFLPLNMG